Proteins from a single region of Sebastes umbrosus isolate fSebUmb1 chromosome 8, fSebUmb1.pri, whole genome shotgun sequence:
- the LOC119492333 gene encoding C-C motif chemokine 19-like, giving the protein MASRIALLLLLGAVCVGFTAAQTVEDCCLVVSTKPVPLKLIENYIILEAGNGCDISATVFITKAGRKLCVSHPDDRPWVKSHINYLKAKKTQ; this is encoded by the exons ATGGCCTCTCGAATTGCACTTCTCCTCTTGCTGGGTGCCGTCTGTGTTGGGTTTACAGCAG CTCAAACTGTGGAGGACTGCTGTCTGGTGGTCAGCACGAAGCCCGTGCCGCTCAAACTCATTGAAAACTACATCATTCTGGAAGCTGGGAATGGCTGCGACATCAGCGCTACTGt GTTCATTACAAAGGCTGGACGGAAACTGTGCGTCTCCCACCCTGACGATAGACCATGGGTGAAAAGTCACATCAATTATCTGAAGGCgaaaaaaactcaataa
- the LOC119492332 gene encoding C-C motif chemokine 19-like, translating to MASRIALLLLLGAVCVGFTAAQTVEDCCLVVSTKPVPLKLIENYIILEAGNGCDISATVFITKAGRKLCVSHPDDRPWVKSHINYLKAKKTQ from the exons ATGGCCTCTCGAATTGCACTTCTCCTCTTGCTGGGTGCCGTCTGTGTTGGGTTTACAGCAG CTCAAACTGTGGAGGACTGCTGTCTGGTGGTCAGCACGAAGCCCGTGCCGCTCAAACTCATTGAAAACTACATCATTCTGGAAGCTGGGAATGGCTGCGATATCAGCGCTACTGT GTTCATTACAAAGGCTGGACGGAAACTGTGCGTCTCCCACCCCGACGATAGACCATGGGTGAAAAGTCACATCAATTATCTGAAGGCgaaaaaaactcaataa